ACCGGCAGTGGACTGACGGGCGGCAATAAACACGGATGATCCGTCAGATGTCAGGGAACCGGAGCGCCAGGACAGATAAGCCCAAGGGTTAGTAGTGGCAAAAGGCAGTTTCACACGGGACACCGCCAACGAAGCCGGGTTAATGGCCACCAGTGAATCTTTACCGGCTACCCAGACAGTGCCGTCATTGGTACGGGCAAAGCCTGCGTCGCCGATACCAAATTTTTTCGCGATGCTGTAGTCGGATACGTTCAGTGCCACTACCCCATCGTCTTTGGTCATCACAAACACATAGTTGCCAGCCAGCAGCATATCGCCCGCAGGGCCGCTAATGCCTGCTACTTTGGCGCCCAGCGATGGCCCGGAGAGGCTGATGCGATAAACACCGTCCACCGCGCTCAGCAGCCCTCTGCTGGCATCTACGCCTACGAAGGCATAACCTTCACTTTGAGGCAGATTGGCAATCCTGCCGGTTTCCACCAGGGAATTGGCATCAGTGGCCACCAGCGGGCCTCCCACTTTTGCGACCATATACACCTTGCCATTGTAGATAGTGGCAAACTGCAGTGTGGAGGTAGTTGGGCCCAGGTTTTTACCGGGGTTCTCCGCTTTGTAGATGTCTTTCGCTACTTTGTTGCTGTCATAGCTATAGTACCACAGATCACCATTGTTGACACCGTACTGTCCTTCATGTACCATCAGGAAGCCGTTTTGATATTTGCCGAGGAGGGTTGCACCGGCATGTACCGCATTGGCGTTTTCTTTGGTTATCAGTCCTAACCCGGAATCGGTGTTTTCTTTTTTACAGGCGGCGAACAGGATTAACAGCGAGGCCGCCAGGGCCAAACACTTGATTGATTTCATAGTTTACAAATTGTGGTTATGCTAAATAAAAAATGAGCATCATAGGACATCCGGTCGTTCATAGGAGGCAAGGGTTATCCATTTTGTTTTTCACTCAAAAACAATTTGCTACAATAGCTGCTTTTCACAGCCTGAAAAAACAGTACAGGTTTTCTTTCCCGTACCCGCACGCAGGTGAAACAAAAAAACAAATACGCGAATATAAAGCCGGCAGGCCTACATTCTACAGCCTTTCACCCGAAAGCGACGAATGGTGATCACAGCTGGCAGGTCTTCTGGCTCTCCTGCTTTTCCGGAAACCTTCCCATCCGCAATCGCAGACAGTGGTATGGAGCAAACTCCGGAAAAACATTGCCGGTTATAAGCCGGCAGGCAGGATTACAGCTACGGGGATAGCTCCGGTTTTACACCGGATTCCCTTTTAATGTTCTGCATGAACAGAACAACCAGTTGCCTTACAAACGTACGTTAACTTCCGCTTATATCCAATAAAATAAAGCGCAAAAAATAAAGTGGCTGAAAACCACGCTGGAGCCCCAGCCCGTGGCAGGTTCCCGGATTCCCGTCTTTATCCGCCACTGAATTAGTCAAGCCTTAAAAAACCTACAATATTTTAGGGAATAACTATATTTTGGCAAGCATATCTTAACCGAATTAATTGTTGTTCTTCAAACCCTTATTTTATGAAAAAACTATTTGAAAAAACCTGTCCCGCCATCTGGTTGCTGATGGCCTTCCTCCTCTTTTCCTGCACTAAACCCGAAAAAAAACTATCCCCCCTCGATGCAGGCGAAAAAACAATGGGGGCTTTACTGTTACAGGGTACGCCCATCAACAACCTGTTATTTGAAAGCAAAATCATGCAGGAGAGACAGGGTAACTTTACCGGGTACAATTTTCTTACTGGTGATGTGACGGGCGACGGGCGGGCCGATCTCATCGCTGTTACGCCACAATTTGGCCGTGCTGTCGTATGGGAAAATAAAGGTTATGTTTTCGGTGCTCCTGTAGCCTGGATGGAGAACCAGGGCAATTATAGCGGATATAATTTTATGGTGTCTGATATGTCTGGTGACGGAAAAGCCGATCTGATAGCTGTTGAGCCACAGCTTGGGAAAGCGGTGATCTGGAGAAGCAGTGGCAGTGGTTTTCCATTGATGGCTCCCCTAATGCAGAACCAGGGCAATCTTAGCAGCTATACATTCCTGACGGCCGATATGACCGGTGATGGAAAAGCCGATCTGCTGGCCGTTACGCCGGCCACCGGCCGCACCATTATCTGGCCCAGTACAGGTAACGGGATGGGAGCCGCCGCGGTATGGACAGACAACCAGGGTAACTATACCGGTTATACGTTTTTGGCGGCTGATATGACCGGAGACGGAAAGAGCGATCTGGTAGCAGTCATACCCCAACCTGGCCGGGCAGTAATATGGAACAGCACCGGCAGCAGTTTGGGGACGGCCGCTTCGTGGATGGAGAACCAGGGCAACTACACCGGC
The Chitinophaga varians genome window above contains:
- a CDS encoding DUF5074 domain-containing protein, with amino-acid sequence MKSIKCLALAASLLILFAACKKENTDSGLGLITKENANAVHAGATLLGKYQNGFLMVHEGQYGVNNGDLWYYSYDSNKVAKDIYKAENPGKNLGPTTSTLQFATIYNGKVYMVAKVGGPLVATDANSLVETGRIANLPQSEGYAFVGVDASRGLLSAVDGVYRISLSGPSLGAKVAGISGPAGDMLLAGNYVFVMTKDDGVVALNVSDYSIAKKFGIGDAGFARTNDGTVWVAGKDSLVAINPASLAVSRVKLPFATTNPWAYLSWRSGSLTSDGSSVFIAARQSTAGIGGNIEYGGTQLYRYVPGNPASLSAPFLTVPSGQYFYGSAVRYNATRNELLVITLTDQFGASNDNRWLMYDANTAALKETVRYTGYYFPALPVFY